In Cryptomeria japonica chromosome 5, Sugi_1.0, whole genome shotgun sequence, the genomic window TGTTCCTGGCTTCTACTGTCCTTGTAAAACACAGTTGGGCTACAGGGTGCAGTCAAGGAAATCAAAGTCTCACCTTCAGACCCACATTCACCAGCCACCTTATTCTCTGGAGGTGCTTGTACTATCCCCTTGGCAGACCTTTTGTCTCCCCTGCAGTATAGAAAAGGCTTTGAGAAAATTGAAACCAATGTGACAAATCCCTGCAGCCACATCTGCAGATAACCCACCACAATCACAGCTGCCATGGCTGCAGCACGCAGTGCAGACTTTCTGGCCAAAATGATACTCAGACCCAACACCCCAAAGACAGCTGTCTTCAGATATACAGACCACCATGGCAGGATGATCACagacacactctttcccttctttgCAGACCCATTAATCTCACCTTCCCCAATATCATTCCCATATCCCCTATTTCCATCACTCCTATTCTTGCTTTTCTTGTCCTTTTTTGTTCTGATGGGTGGCAGGATTAAAACCCCATCAGAGCCACCGTGACCACCATTTTTTAACTCTACAGGCGTCCATTCTCTGCTGGAATGAGCGAATCCATTAATCTCGCCTTCACCAATATCATTCCCATCACTCCTATTCTTGCTTTCCTTGTGCTCATCTGGTCTGATGGGTGGCAGGATCGAAACCCCATTAGGGCCAGCATGACCACCATTTTTGAACACCACAGGCATCCACCCTCTGCTGGAATGAGCAAATCTCACCAATTCCTCAGGGGTACTTGTCTTGCTGGCATAAAACTCCCGTTTTGCAGACAGCTCATCATTCAGCTTGGCAAATTTATCAAGGCCTCTGGATGAATAGGGATTGTTGGACGACTTTCCAACCCTCTGTCGGGGTTTGGAGATCTTGGGCGAAACGGCAATCACCTCTTCTTCTCCTTCCACGGCTAGTCTCCCACACCGTATCATAATAAGTCACTCTGGATTCTGTGTCCTATACTTCTTGTGTATATATTCCACCTCTGTCGTATACCCAATGAATATATCTCGCACCACAAAGTTGCTCAAACAAGATGCAGTCCGAACTGTGAAGATCAATGAAGCTTTGTTCCACAGACTAATGGAATGGATGAAGATGCGAAGTTATAGAAGCTTAAAAAGTACATGGTCAACATCCTCCGCGTGATAAGGAAATTGTAGAAGCGTGAAGGGCAAGGTCCTCAATCTTGACTTGGTCAAAACAGGTTGAGGAATGAGAATGCTTCTACTTGTGTCATCTAATTTAAGGTGGAATTGAAAAAAATTAGTGCAATAAGACGGAAAAGAACCTTCCTAACATTTTACGATGGATGGAATTTGACGGTTACCCTTATTTGTCATATAATTTTTTGATGACGGTTTTTGACGGTCATCTTTACTTGTCATATAATTTTTTGATGgcggtttagtcatttcaatgcctttcatttgaggtttaagaaaaatattaactgtcaaaaaatataaaagtagaagattgaaaccacaccaaaatgcaatgcacatctttcttggaaagaaatgaaaatcattgtcttagtgagaaaataatgataaattagtataaatgcaaaaatcttaaatttactaaataagtttctaaattaatacattaatatatattatatattaacattaaatgataatcaattaatattactaatttagtaataataaacattaaaattttaaaattatatatattataacaagtttttataacaatcttattaaatatattaaaaaaattaaattgactaagtttctaaatttttatataaaaaaacagaatatattgtaaaaattcatattaaaataatttatcaattatatcctatcatttcaattatgacaattttcaaaattcatatgaaaaaatagaactattctaaaaatcatattaaaatattatgaaattagaacaactacatccttccatttcaaaatattctaaataaatttgtatttttataataaacattctaaactgatatatatcaatattataaattataatattctatgatatatattacctactataattttttacggtttattttttgaagtgtcatctatacggttttagaaaaaaatagcaaaaaatagcatgtcaatgcatacgttctactgtttttttaagttgtcaaatacggttcaaaagtgaaaaaacaGACATTTAGCCTGTCAAATTCCAAGCTTGTTGGAACCATGTATCCAGTTCCTACGAtgcaaaaaaaaatgttatttagtTCTATAATTAAAGATGACATTAACCTAATTTGtcttatttcatttttctttgttttgtgttgcaTGGGTCATTCATAGAAACTTCTTGTTCAATTTTGTTTAGCAATAATTTGGTTTCATAATTATGCGaaggcatattacactcacataatggatgtaaaaacatttaagcatttaatttggcgtgtttgtgacacttaaatgtatgaaaagtaaaaaaaaaattatttatttttccctctcaactaccactcactcttTAATTGATCAACCAATTCTCtctatctccatcatgcaatcCGTTAATTttgtaattatctcaatctaatattataataacattaatgatatgataatataataataatgatgTAGTCTTAACAAAAAATTTTTGCTTTGgccaagagtttaatagaaatataaaaatatattaataataatttaatattaattacaatatcataataataataataacaataatttaatattatttaaaatataataatataattcttttttaagtgaaataatgaacaaatatgatatcttccgGCATACTTTAtctatattcctctaaagataggtatgctaggtATAACTATAATGGAATTTTGTTTTATAATTCTAGATGCTATTAAATTCAACGAGttaaaattaaatataacaaataattTGGTAATTATCATGGAATCAAAATATTGTAGTGATTCTATGTAGAGATAGATGGGTTCGAGACTAGGGAATAATTTGTGACCATAAATATGTCATCTATCTTGAACTTGTATTATgtgatttgcaaaaaaaaaaaaattgtcttatcTTTTTTTTAATTGGAAAAATACATATATTAATAAAAGAAAGAATGTACAATAGAGATGCCTTTCAAGACATGCATCTTGAAAGAACTATTTGAGTTTGTCTACATTTGTAACAAAGCTTTACAACAAGGAGCAATTCATAGAACCTCCAAGTGAAACAATACAAGTACAACGTGTAATTTATAATAATATGGTATCGCTTTTCTCCAAGAGTATCAAGCACATGTTCCTCTGCAATGAAATTCTTAGTTGTGAGTAGAGACCCATAGTGAACTTACAGGATTATAAGTGTTATAGGGTCACCAAATCTACCTTTTTTGTGGATCTAgaggtgttttttttttaaatctaaaaatctTGGAAAAAGAGATTTACGGGTTTAGATCTTGGGCACTAAATGTCATCGAGGCATCCATTAGTTCATCAAAATTTGTAACGATTTgtgagaaaaattaaaaataaaaaacaagatcTAGCCATAACTTTTTTCGTGaaatttctttttgaaaaatatttctaAGTCTAAATGTCAACCCAAAAAAAGCATCTACATATAActatcagatttttcttttagtgAGATTTTTTTACAGAAATCAAGTCACAAGGGTCATGTTGTTGGTTCAATTTATCATCCATCAAAGTTTGATGTGCTATTTTCACTCCTAGGCTAGTATATTTTTGTCATTTCcttcattttttatgatttgtaTTGTGTTAGAAAGGTCTCTTAGAGCTCTTTGCGGTTATCCATGCACTTTTTCTGCATTATGTCGTATGTATATTTTATTCAGTCTTTTGTTTTATCACTTTATGGCCGATTACTTGGTCTTTTGGCTCTTGGAAACATTTTGTTTGCATTGGATGGCTTCCCTCAAGTTTTTCTACATGTCTTTCTAACACTTTTCCCTATTTGGGCATTTTTAGCATCCTTTTGTGTTGAGATAAAGTGTCACTTTTGTGtatggttttttggagattttGCACATTATATTGTGCCTTTTTTTGTGCATGCATTGTATTATAAAGTGACATGGGGGGTTATGTAGTGCCTTTTAATTTACCATCACACCAATGTTCAATGAGTCTCCCTCCATGGTGACATTGAATCCTAGAGATTCTTGTAATATGCATGTGTGTATTGATTGCATACCTTTTTTCAATTGTTCATATGTTTGTTCTCCATTGTGTAGGTATGTAGTTTCAGTGGACCTATCATCTCTCTCCATTGTAAACATTATGGGGGGGGGGTTCTAcaattggtgctaatgcttccttggtttctctTTGGAGTGAGCTAGGTGTTCAATATTTGCTCCTATTTCATATCTAAATGCAATGGTTGTATTTCAATGAGTTGAAGCTTTTACCAtatagacactcttgcattccaaTTTTGTGGAGGTGACTTATCCTCAATTGATTAGTTCTTTAGACTAATGGCAACCTGTATTTGACTAGCAGTTTACATTTGCATATTTGAGCAGTGTTGTTGGGGTCACTGCAGATTCATGTGTCAAATTTACATCTTCAACAATCAAATGtatgcctttgttttccatctaattaTTCAAGTAGTGTTGTTGGGGGAAGTCATGCAAATTATTGTCTTTAGATGAGGTTTTTTGTTCAACACTATAGAAATCTCTTGTTTGGCAATTGTCTATAGCTTCTTTGTGCTTCAGAGGATATTCGTTATGTTCATATTACTTTTGGGACATtgatttggaggcttcttagtccttcattctcttTTTGTCTCTTTTGGAGAGACTTTTTCTCCcactggtttttctccttttctttggttGTGAGAGATTTTTTCTTGCAACTCTCATTTATGGAAGGtgttatttgtttgttgtttgatcttgcaggcttgtgttgcaaaattcaacaatctAGGCATTTAGTGTGTGCATAATGCATTTAAtattattgatgctctgcaaaaaggacaaggttaggataaacaaacaccaaacaaaaaacaacaagaagttgattgttagatgttagaaaatcataaattaaaaactatcctaagcaagcatatcaagaaagacactactaagcaaaaagaaagcttaaggaatctacaaaaagcaactaagctcctccaaatgctctctaccatgctggtagtttctccttccttgttcctctcctctccaagttccaaaatagtgtagctctcagcagctttttgcactatagatgcttatggagattcaagattaaagtatttgctctaaatatgaatgaaaagctaatactagatgctatagatactaagatgatttgttttaaaccaaaatgacaattatatgagtttattatgctaaaatgctctc contains:
- the LOC131042951 gene encoding uncharacterized protein LOC131042951; translation: MIRCGRLAVEGEEEVIAVSPKISKPRQRVGKSSNNPYSSRGLDKFAKLNDELSAKREFYASKTSTPEELVRFAHSSRGWMPVVFKNGGHAGPNGVSILPPIRPDEHKESKNRSDGNDIGEGEINGFAHSSREWTPVELKNGGHGGSDGVLILPPIRTKKDKKSKNRSDGNRGYGNDIGEGEINGSAKKGKSVSVIILPWWSVYLKTAVFGVLGLSIILARKSALRAAAMAAVIVVGYLQMWLQGFVTLVSIFSKPFLYCRGDKRSAKGIVQAPPENKVAGECGSEGETLISLTAPCSPTVFYKDSRSQEHINQLESEKLYNEKNKLERTVSMAGRAAKKPIRLQEAEIFLKRRKASSGAIDATAIATVMIIVLFFLVFYGRLPAICFASAWWYVLPKFRTNGSNAPPNGRVNMDLQSREHRKKIHR